A section of the Brevundimonas sp. AJA228-03 genome encodes:
- a CDS encoding magnesium chelatase subunit H, which translates to MRNPITAADHAQTGQTAPQVRVVIVTLDNHLAGAVAQAEEELRKTAPGLTVSLHAASEWGSDPHALDACLKDIATGDIVIASMLFVDDHVQMVLPALKARNEACDAMVCLMSAAEVVKLTRMGPYRMDGSTKGPLAMLKKLRGNTKATGGVPGEKQMAMLRRLPKILAFVPGTAQDVRAYFLTLQYWFAGSTENMVSMVRYLVDRYADGERRVLRGNMKAAAPVEYPEIGVYHPRMGDTAAARMSETPATLPAVEGGNGTVGLIVLRSYVLAGDAAHYDGVIEAFEARGMKVIPAFANGLDARPAMDKLFMKDGRPTVDALINLTGFSLVGGPAYNDSSAAAVALGRFDVPYVSAHPLEFQSFQQWSAGDQGLLPLEATMMVSIPELDGGIAPMMFGGRTDGSEAPCTGCTRRCTFPGMDAKAMVACPERAGTLADRVGKMLRLRRSERAGRKIAAVLFNFPPNAGAAGTAAQMSVWASLHKTLIRLAAEGYTVEVPETIDALREALLEGNAARYGTDGNVHVRIPANEHVLRERWLSDIEAVWGPAPGKSLANGSSIFVLGAQFGNVFVGLQPPFGIEGDPMRLMFEGGFAPTHAFSAFYRWIREDFGAHAVLHFGTHGALEFMPGKQTGLSEACWPDRLIDDLPNLYLYAANNPSEGMIAKRRSNATLISYITPPINDAGLYKGLLDLKALVDRWRATEIEASAERAALNPMIFEAAEMLHIDLIDGSDDARVNALIATLQELEQTLIPNGLHVLGEAFSRDERIDLLMAVAEAREGPRPGREAVQALVDGADARTALGISGLNSDTAGVELFRHLQATNVSLSSNPEMEALIAALDGGYVMPSPGGDLLRTPEMLPTGRNIHGFDPFRIPSAYAVADGMRQADRLLAKHREETGALPESMAIVLWGTDNLKSEGGPIAQAMALMGARPRFDGYGRLCGAELVSLEELGRPRVDVVATVSGIFRDLLPLQMKMLADAAWLAATADEPVEMNFVRKRALEHQLKLGCDMETASLRVFSNAEGAYGASVNSLIDSGAWTEEGELADAFESRKGFAYGRNGRPMKQPALLTSALAGIDLAYQNLDSVDLGVTTIDHYVDTLGGVAKSAERARGKAAPVYIGDQTQGEGKVRTLAEQVTLESRTRVLNPRWFEGQLKHGSEGVRAIEAQVTNTLGWSATTGDVQPWVYKEISETFVLDAAMRERMAKLNPKASARMANRLLEASDRNYWAPDAATLQALRDAADELEDRLEGLSPAVAA; encoded by the coding sequence ATGCGAAATCCCATTACAGCCGCTGATCACGCCCAGACGGGCCAGACCGCGCCACAGGTGCGAGTCGTCATCGTCACACTCGATAACCACCTGGCCGGAGCCGTCGCCCAGGCCGAAGAGGAACTGCGCAAGACCGCGCCCGGCCTGACCGTTTCCCTGCACGCCGCCTCCGAATGGGGCAGCGATCCGCACGCGCTCGACGCCTGCCTGAAGGATATCGCCACCGGCGACATCGTCATCGCCTCGATGCTGTTCGTCGACGATCACGTCCAGATGGTCCTGCCGGCGCTGAAGGCCCGCAACGAAGCCTGCGACGCCATGGTCTGCCTGATGTCGGCGGCCGAGGTCGTGAAACTGACCAGGATGGGCCCGTACCGCATGGACGGCTCGACAAAGGGTCCGCTGGCGATGCTGAAGAAGCTGCGCGGAAACACCAAGGCGACCGGCGGCGTCCCCGGCGAGAAGCAGATGGCCATGCTGCGCCGCCTGCCCAAGATCCTGGCCTTCGTGCCCGGCACGGCCCAGGACGTCCGCGCCTATTTCCTGACCCTGCAATACTGGTTCGCCGGCTCGACCGAGAACATGGTGTCGATGGTCCGCTATCTGGTGGACCGTTACGCCGACGGCGAGCGCCGGGTCCTGCGCGGCAACATGAAGGCGGCGGCCCCGGTCGAATATCCCGAGATCGGCGTCTATCACCCGCGCATGGGCGACACCGCCGCGGCCCGGATGTCGGAAACGCCCGCCACCCTGCCCGCGGTCGAGGGCGGCAATGGCACGGTCGGCCTGATCGTCCTGCGCTCCTATGTGCTGGCCGGTGACGCGGCGCACTACGACGGGGTGATCGAGGCCTTCGAGGCGCGGGGCATGAAGGTCATTCCGGCCTTCGCCAACGGGCTGGATGCCCGTCCCGCCATGGACAAGCTGTTCATGAAGGACGGCCGACCGACCGTCGACGCCCTGATCAACCTGACCGGTTTCTCGCTGGTCGGCGGGCCCGCCTACAACGACTCCTCGGCCGCCGCCGTGGCGCTCGGCAGGTTCGACGTGCCCTATGTCTCGGCGCATCCGCTGGAGTTCCAGTCCTTCCAGCAGTGGAGCGCAGGCGACCAGGGTCTGCTGCCGCTGGAGGCCACGATGATGGTCTCGATCCCCGAACTGGACGGCGGCATCGCGCCGATGATGTTCGGCGGACGCACCGATGGATCGGAGGCACCCTGCACGGGCTGCACGCGTCGCTGCACCTTCCCCGGCATGGACGCCAAGGCCATGGTCGCCTGCCCCGAGCGCGCCGGGACCCTGGCCGATCGCGTCGGCAAGATGCTCCGCCTGCGCCGTTCGGAACGAGCCGGGCGCAAGATCGCCGCGGTCCTGTTCAACTTCCCGCCCAATGCCGGGGCCGCCGGAACGGCCGCCCAGATGTCGGTCTGGGCCAGCCTGCACAAGACCCTGATCCGCCTCGCCGCCGAGGGCTATACCGTCGAGGTACCCGAGACGATCGATGCGCTGCGCGAGGCGTTGCTGGAGGGCAACGCGGCCCGCTACGGCACCGACGGCAATGTCCACGTCCGCATCCCGGCCAATGAGCATGTGCTACGCGAGCGCTGGCTGTCGGACATCGAAGCCGTCTGGGGTCCCGCGCCCGGCAAGTCGCTGGCCAATGGATCGTCGATCTTCGTGCTGGGGGCCCAGTTCGGCAACGTCTTCGTCGGCCTGCAGCCGCCCTTCGGGATCGAGGGCGATCCGATGCGGCTGATGTTCGAGGGCGGGTTCGCGCCGACCCACGCCTTCAGCGCCTTCTACCGCTGGATTCGCGAGGATTTCGGGGCTCACGCCGTGCTGCATTTCGGCACCCACGGCGCGCTGGAATTCATGCCCGGCAAGCAGACCGGCCTGTCGGAGGCCTGCTGGCCCGACCGGCTGATCGACGACCTGCCGAACCTGTATCTCTATGCCGCCAACAATCCGTCCGAGGGCATGATCGCCAAGCGGCGCTCGAACGCGACCCTGATCAGCTACATCACGCCGCCGATCAACGATGCCGGCCTGTACAAGGGTCTGCTGGACCTCAAGGCCCTGGTCGATCGCTGGCGCGCCACCGAGATCGAGGCCTCGGCCGAGCGCGCCGCCCTGAACCCGATGATCTTCGAGGCGGCCGAAATGCTGCACATCGACCTGATCGACGGATCGGACGACGCCCGCGTCAACGCCCTGATCGCAACGCTTCAGGAGCTGGAACAGACGCTGATCCCCAACGGCCTGCACGTCCTCGGCGAGGCTTTCAGCCGCGACGAACGCATCGACCTGCTGATGGCGGTGGCCGAGGCCCGCGAGGGACCCAGGCCCGGCCGCGAGGCGGTTCAGGCCTTGGTCGACGGGGCCGATGCCCGCACAGCGCTGGGCATCAGTGGCCTGAACTCCGACACCGCCGGCGTCGAACTGTTCCGCCATCTGCAGGCGACCAACGTCTCCCTGTCGTCCAATCCGGAGATGGAGGCGCTGATTGCGGCGCTGGACGGTGGGTACGTCATGCCGTCGCCGGGCGGCGATCTGCTTCGCACGCCCGAGATGCTGCCCACGGGGCGCAATATCCACGGCTTCGACCCCTTCCGCATCCCTTCGGCCTACGCCGTCGCCGACGGCATGCGCCAGGCGGACCGGCTACTGGCCAAACACCGCGAAGAGACCGGTGCGCTGCCGGAATCCATGGCCATCGTTCTGTGGGGGACCGACAATCTGAAGTCCGAAGGCGGTCCGATCGCCCAGGCCATGGCCCTGATGGGCGCGCGCCCCCGCTTCGACGGCTACGGCCGCCTGTGCGGCGCAGAGCTGGTGTCGCTGGAAGAGCTGGGCCGTCCGCGCGTCGACGTGGTGGCCACGGTGTCGGGCATCTTCCGCGACCTGCTGCCGCTTCAGATGAAGATGCTGGCCGACGCCGCCTGGCTGGCCGCCACCGCCGACGAACCGGTCGAGATGAACTTCGTGCGCAAGCGCGCGCTGGAGCATCAGCTGAAGCTGGGTTGCGACATGGAAACGGCCTCGCTTCGCGTCTTCTCCAATGCGGAGGGTGCCTATGGGGCCTCGGTCAACTCCCTGATCGACTCGGGGGCCTGGACCGAAGAGGGCGAGCTCGCCGATGCCTTCGAGAGCCGCAAGGGTTTCGCCTATGGCCGCAACGGCAGGCCGATGAAGCAGCCGGCCCTGCTGACCAGCGCCCTGGCCGGCATCGACCTGGCCTATCAGAACCTCGACTCGGTCGACTTGGGCGTCACCACCATCGACCATTACGTCGACACCCTGGGCGGCGTGGCCAAGTCGGCCGAACGCGCCAGAGGCAAGGCCGCGCCCGTCTATATCGGCGACCAGACGCAGGGCGAAGGCAAGGTCCGCACCCTGGCCGAACAGGTCACGCTAGAAAGCCGCACCCGCGTGCTGAACCCGCGCTGGTTCGAGGGCCAGCTGAAGCACGGGTCCGAAGGGGTCCGCGCCATCGAGGCCCAGGTGACCAATACGCTGGGCTGGTCCGCCACGACCGGCGACGTCCAGCCCTGGGTCTACAAGGAAATCAGCGAGACTTTCGTGCTCGATGCGGCAATGCGCGAGCGCATGGCCAAACTGAATCCGAAAGCCTCCGCGCGGATGGCCAACCGCCTGCTGGAAGCCTCCGACCGCAACTACTGGGCCCCGGATGCCGCCACGCTGCAGGCTCTGCGCGATGCCGCCGACGAACTCGAAGACCGCCTCGAGGGGCTCAGCCCCGCTGTTGCGGCTTAA
- the bchB gene encoding ferredoxin:protochlorophyllide reductase (ATP-dependent) subunit B: MQLTVWTYEGPPHVGAMRIATAMSGLHYVLHAPQGDTYADLLFTMIERRGARPPVTYTTFQARDLGTDTAELFKTAVIDAHARFQPQAMIVGASCTAELIQDDPAGMALAIGLPIPVIPLELPSYQKKENWGAAETFRQLVRHLTQVVERSPMAGRRPSCNILGPTALGFRHRDDVVEITRLLQRMGVDIHVTAPLGATPADIARLGAADFNVVLYPEIAGEAARQLEKMCGQPSVRTVPLGYGATIDFINEVCALTGLDPAPVLDGVPSRMPWWSRSVDSTYLTGKRVFVFGDATHVIAAARVATEELGFEVVGMGCYNREFAREVRAAAADLGLTALITDDYLEVEDAIAALQPELVLGSQMERHIAKRLRIPCAVISAPFHVQDHPARFSPQMGFEGANVLFDTWVHPLVMGLEEHLLHMFRDDFEFSDEAGASHLGGHSAAPQASVQTPAPAPVAAEGQPLASTEVGTVVSEIVWAPDAEAELRKIPFFVRGKARRNTERFAVEQGLATIGVETLYDAKSHYSR; the protein is encoded by the coding sequence ATGCAACTGACCGTCTGGACCTATGAGGGCCCGCCCCACGTCGGTGCGATGCGGATCGCCACAGCGATGTCAGGTTTGCATTACGTCCTGCACGCGCCCCAGGGCGACACCTATGCCGACCTGCTGTTCACCATGATCGAGCGCCGCGGCGCGCGGCCGCCGGTCACCTACACCACCTTTCAGGCGCGCGATCTGGGCACCGACACGGCCGAGCTGTTCAAGACCGCCGTCATCGACGCCCATGCCCGCTTCCAGCCCCAGGCCATGATCGTCGGTGCCTCCTGCACGGCCGAGCTGATCCAGGACGATCCGGCCGGCATGGCCCTGGCCATCGGCCTGCCGATCCCGGTCATTCCGCTCGAGCTGCCCAGCTATCAGAAGAAGGAAAACTGGGGGGCGGCCGAAACCTTCCGCCAGCTGGTCCGCCACCTGACCCAGGTCGTCGAGCGCAGCCCGATGGCGGGTCGCCGGCCCTCCTGCAACATTCTGGGCCCCACGGCCCTGGGGTTCCGTCACCGCGATGACGTGGTCGAGATCACGCGGCTGCTGCAGCGGATGGGCGTCGACATCCATGTGACCGCACCGCTGGGGGCCACGCCCGCCGACATCGCCCGCCTGGGCGCGGCCGACTTCAACGTCGTCCTCTATCCCGAGATCGCCGGAGAGGCGGCCAGACAGCTCGAGAAGATGTGCGGCCAGCCCTCGGTCAGGACCGTGCCGCTGGGCTATGGCGCGACGATCGACTTCATCAACGAGGTCTGCGCCCTGACCGGGCTGGACCCCGCGCCCGTGCTGGACGGCGTCCCGTCGCGGATGCCCTGGTGGTCGCGTTCGGTCGATTCGACCTATCTGACCGGCAAGCGCGTCTTCGTGTTCGGCGACGCGACCCACGTCATCGCCGCCGCCCGGGTGGCGACCGAGGAACTCGGCTTCGAGGTCGTCGGCATGGGCTGCTACAATCGCGAGTTCGCCCGCGAGGTCCGCGCCGCCGCCGCCGACCTGGGCCTGACCGCCCTGATCACCGACGACTATCTGGAGGTCGAGGACGCCATCGCCGCGCTGCAGCCCGAACTGGTGCTGGGCTCGCAGATGGAGCGTCACATCGCCAAGCGGCTGCGCATCCCCTGTGCCGTCATCTCGGCCCCCTTCCACGTCCAGGACCACCCGGCGCGGTTCTCGCCCCAGATGGGATTCGAGGGGGCCAACGTCCTGTTCGACACCTGGGTGCATCCGCTGGTCATGGGACTGGAAGAACACCTGCTGCACATGTTCCGCGACGACTTCGAGTTTTCCGACGAAGCCGGCGCCTCCCACCTCGGCGGCCATTCCGCCGCTCCGCAAGCCAGCGTGCAGACGCCGGCCCCTGCCCCGGTCGCGGCCGAGGGCCAGCCCCTCGCATCGACAGAGGTCGGGACCGTCGTGTCCGAGATCGTCTGGGCTCCCGATGCAGAGGCCGAACTGAGGAAGATTCCCTTTTTCGTGCGCGGCAAGGCCCGTCGCAACACGGAACGCTTCGCCGTCGAGCAGGGGCTTGCGACGATCGGTGTCGAGACGTTGTACGATGCGAAATCCCATTACAGCCGCTGA
- a CDS encoding ferredoxin:protochlorophyllide reductase (ATP-dependent) subunit N, which yields MSEAFVLDRPAPTGGCAETPVLRERGQREVFCGLTGIVWLHRKMQDAFFLVVGSRTCAHLIQSAAGVMIFAEPRFATAIMEEKDLAGLTDTNDELDRVVDRLLARRPDIKLLFLVGSCPSEVIKLDLSRAAGRLSEKHSPAVRVLNYSGSGIETTFTQGEDACLAALVPQMAEAPANAEKSLLIVGALPDVVEDQFRRLFAAMGIGRVDTLPARKIADLPDVGPNTRFLVAQPFLGDTARALEDRGAVRLDALFPFGAEGTTDWLHAAAMAFGVDELKFRAVVAPGRERAARALEKVRPALEGKSIFFFPDSQLEVPLARFLSRELGMIPLEVGTPYLHRTHLARELPLLPSTTRLSEGQDVDRQLDRCREARPDLSVCGLGLANPLEMEGLTTKWSIELVFSPVHGFDQAADLAELFARPLNRRDRLSDAIVPARAARREAASCN from the coding sequence ATGAGCGAGGCCTTCGTCCTCGACCGGCCCGCGCCGACCGGCGGCTGCGCCGAGACGCCGGTTCTGCGCGAGCGGGGACAACGCGAAGTCTTCTGTGGATTAACCGGAATCGTCTGGCTGCATCGCAAGATGCAGGACGCCTTCTTTCTGGTCGTCGGTTCGCGCACCTGCGCCCATCTGATCCAGTCGGCGGCGGGCGTGATGATCTTCGCCGAACCGCGCTTCGCCACCGCCATCATGGAGGAGAAGGATCTTGCCGGTCTGACGGACACCAATGACGAGCTGGACCGGGTCGTCGACCGCCTGCTGGCGCGCCGTCCCGACATCAAGCTGCTGTTCCTGGTCGGCTCCTGCCCGTCGGAGGTCATCAAGCTGGACCTGTCGCGCGCCGCCGGTCGCCTGTCAGAAAAACACAGTCCCGCCGTCCGCGTGCTCAACTATTCCGGCAGCGGCATCGAGACGACCTTCACCCAGGGCGAGGACGCCTGCCTGGCCGCCCTCGTGCCGCAGATGGCCGAAGCTCCGGCCAATGCGGAAAAATCCCTGCTGATCGTCGGGGCCCTGCCCGACGTGGTCGAGGACCAGTTCCGGCGCCTGTTCGCGGCCATGGGCATCGGGCGCGTCGATACCCTGCCCGCCCGCAAGATCGCCGACCTGCCCGACGTCGGGCCCAACACCCGCTTCCTGGTGGCCCAGCCCTTCCTGGGCGACACGGCCCGGGCGCTGGAGGATCGCGGCGCGGTCCGTCTGGACGCCCTGTTCCCGTTCGGGGCCGAGGGCACGACCGACTGGCTGCATGCCGCCGCCATGGCCTTCGGGGTCGACGAGCTGAAGTTCCGCGCCGTGGTCGCGCCCGGCCGCGAACGCGCCGCCCGCGCGCTGGAAAAGGTCCGGCCCGCGCTGGAGGGCAAGTCGATCTTCTTCTTCCCGGACTCGCAGCTGGAGGTGCCGCTGGCGCGGTTCCTGTCTCGCGAACTGGGCATGATCCCGCTGGAAGTCGGCACCCCCTATCTGCACCGCACCCATCTGGCCCGGGAACTGCCGCTGTTGCCGTCCACGACCCGCCTCAGCGAAGGCCAGGACGTGGATCGCCAGCTGGACCGCTGCCGCGAGGCCCGCCCCGATCTGTCGGTCTGCGGCCTGGGTCTGGCCAATCCGCTGGAGATGGAAGGCCTGACGACCAAATGGTCGATCGAGCTGGTCTTCTCGCCGGTGCATGGCTTCGACCAGGCGGCCGATCTGGCCGAGCTGTTCGCCCGCCCGCTGAACCGCCGCGACCGTCTGTCGGACGCCATCGTCCCGGCCCGGGCGGCACGACGCGAGGCTGCGTCATGCAACTGA
- the bchF gene encoding 2-vinyl bacteriochlorophyllide hydratase → MATRPLYTPEERARRDKTVWTLVQGILAPVQFLAFGVSVCFVIRYLATGEGAMAATISVLVKTALLYTIMVTGAIWEKVVFGRYLFAPSFFWEDVFSMLVMALHTAYLGAVLLHVGTPREQLILALAAYATYVINAAQFIWKLRMARLEAPAKNTMVAA, encoded by the coding sequence ATGGCGACCCGGCCGCTGTATACACCCGAGGAACGCGCTCGCCGCGACAAGACGGTCTGGACCCTGGTCCAGGGCATCCTGGCACCGGTCCAGTTCCTGGCGTTCGGCGTCAGCGTCTGCTTCGTCATCCGCTATCTGGCGACGGGTGAAGGCGCGATGGCCGCGACGATCTCGGTCCTGGTCAAGACGGCGCTGCTCTACACGATCATGGTCACCGGCGCGATCTGGGAGAAGGTCGTGTTCGGCCGCTACCTGTTCGCCCCGTCCTTCTTCTGGGAGGACGTCTTCTCCATGCTCGTGATGGCCCTGCACACCGCCTATCTGGGCGCGGTCCTGCTGCATGTCGGCACCCCGCGTGAGCAGCTGATCCTGGCTCTGGCGGCCTATGCGACCTATGTCATCAACGCGGCCCAGTTCATCTGGAAACTGCGGATGGCGCGGCTGGAAGCGCCCGCGAAAAACACGATGGTCGCCGCATGA
- a CDS encoding B12-binding domain-containing protein — protein sequence MAYVNRAGGAPDRTPTSSGDGDNVVRFRRSEPGLSGVPSPIDLAQLIEGEIIPRLLAAHQNGRSEVIPMNLGVVVPAELESFAHQTMTLDLSALVDQVEMLVRRGVSVEGIYFELLSPAAKLLGEWWEQDICTFADVTVGLCRLQQLVYEYADRVHVEGGGGDGRTALFALTPGDQHSLGLIMVVEYFRQAGWRTICMPDATAQDLEDVVQTERFDLIGFSMANERWLEPLTPLISRLRAVSRNGSVRVMVGGRAFAENPDRVAMVGADQTAGDAREAVLAAARLFAPQHSAA from the coding sequence ATGGCCTACGTTAATCGCGCCGGGGGCGCGCCCGATCGTACGCCGACATCGTCGGGTGATGGCGACAACGTCGTCCGGTTCCGTCGATCCGAGCCCGGCCTGTCGGGCGTTCCGTCGCCGATCGACCTGGCCCAGCTGATCGAGGGCGAGATCATTCCCCGTCTTCTGGCCGCGCACCAGAACGGTCGCAGCGAAGTCATCCCGATGAATTTGGGCGTTGTGGTGCCGGCCGAGCTTGAAAGCTTTGCGCACCAGACGATGACGCTGGACCTGTCTGCCCTGGTCGATCAGGTCGAAATGCTGGTCCGGCGTGGCGTATCGGTCGAGGGCATCTATTTCGAGCTGCTGTCACCGGCCGCCAAATTGCTGGGCGAGTGGTGGGAACAGGATATCTGCACGTTCGCCGACGTGACCGTGGGTCTGTGTCGCCTGCAGCAACTCGTCTATGAATACGCCGATCGCGTGCACGTCGAGGGTGGCGGCGGCGACGGCCGCACAGCCCTGTTCGCCCTCACGCCGGGCGACCAGCATTCCCTGGGCCTCATCATGGTGGTCGAATATTTCCGCCAGGCCGGCTGGCGGACCATCTGCATGCCCGACGCGACGGCCCAGGATCTGGAAGATGTCGTCCAGACGGAACGCTTCGACCTGATCGGCTTCTCCATGGCCAACGAACGCTGGCTGGAGCCCCTGACCCCCCTGATCTCGCGCCTTCGCGCCGTGTCCAGGAACGGGTCGGTCCGGGTCATGGTGGGGGGCCGCGCCTTCGCTGAAAATCCCGACCGGGTTGCAATGGTCGGGGCCGATCAGACCGCTGGCGATGCCCGAGAGGCCGTTCTGGCAGCAGCGCGGCTATTCGCCCCGCAGCACTCCGCCGCTTGA
- the ppsR gene encoding transcriptional regulator PpsR codes for MLSSPSVTIPFRQPKTALEGLTAEATAGVVAAASDLALLLDSDGIVRDLSVSSNDLARNGIGDWMNRSWIDTVTDESRHKISEMLADVVSGKPARWREVNHPADDGDVPIRYFAFSAGSEGRVIVLGRDLQGSAVLQQRLIQVQQSVERDYLRLRQAEARYRLLFQSAAEAVLILDAPTRKVREANPAVARIAGREEGSVVGQGFAILLDPSSVSAATDLLDGATSSTGSEAIKVKLANGETCLLSASMFRHDRTSSLLVRLTPDAIAQGIDPNATLTAVLSRISDAFVVTDTDLRILTANPAFLDLTHLASREEATNLPLDRFLGRPQIDLKIMLAQLRDHGALRNFATVIRSQFGDQEDVEVTAVVVPDDTQPTYGFSIRNVARRLAEAPVAPAIGGAVSQSVEQLTHLIGRVPMKDIVRESTDLIEKLCIEAALTLTSDNRASAADVLGLSRQSLYSKLRRYGLGDLDD; via the coding sequence ATGCTTTCGTCCCCATCGGTCACCATACCGTTTCGGCAGCCGAAGACGGCGCTTGAGGGACTGACGGCGGAGGCGACCGCCGGGGTGGTGGCCGCTGCCAGCGATCTCGCCCTGCTGCTGGACAGCGACGGGATCGTCCGGGATTTATCCGTATCTTCCAACGACCTGGCCCGAAACGGCATCGGTGACTGGATGAACCGGTCATGGATCGACACGGTCACCGACGAGAGCCGTCACAAGATTTCCGAGATGCTGGCCGACGTCGTTTCGGGCAAGCCGGCCCGCTGGCGCGAGGTCAATCATCCCGCGGATGACGGCGATGTTCCGATTCGTTATTTCGCTTTCAGCGCGGGTTCAGAAGGCCGCGTGATCGTGCTTGGGCGCGATTTGCAGGGCTCGGCCGTGTTGCAACAGCGGCTGATTCAGGTCCAGCAATCGGTCGAGCGGGACTACCTGAGGCTGCGTCAGGCCGAAGCCCGATACCGGCTCCTGTTCCAGAGCGCGGCCGAGGCCGTGCTGATCCTCGATGCGCCGACCCGCAAGGTCAGGGAGGCCAATCCCGCCGTCGCGCGCATCGCCGGCCGCGAAGAGGGCAGCGTCGTCGGCCAGGGGTTCGCCATCCTGCTCGACCCCTCAAGCGTGAGTGCCGCCACCGATCTGCTGGATGGCGCAACAAGCAGCACAGGCAGTGAGGCGATCAAGGTCAAGCTGGCCAATGGCGAGACCTGCCTGCTGTCCGCCTCGATGTTCCGCCACGACCGGACCTCGTCGCTGCTGGTGCGGCTGACGCCCGATGCCATCGCCCAGGGAATCGATCCCAATGCGACCCTGACGGCCGTGCTGTCGCGCATCTCCGACGCCTTCGTCGTCACCGACACCGACCTGCGCATCCTGACGGCCAACCCGGCCTTCCTCGACCTGACCCATCTGGCCAGCCGCGAGGAGGCGACGAACCTCCCGCTGGACCGCTTCCTGGGTCGCCCGCAGATCGACCTGAAGATCATGCTGGCCCAGTTGCGCGACCACGGTGCGCTGCGCAACTTCGCCACCGTCATCCGCAGCCAGTTCGGCGATCAGGAGGATGTGGAGGTCACCGCCGTCGTGGTGCCCGACGACACCCAGCCGACCTATGGTTTCAGCATCCGCAACGTCGCGCGTCGCCTGGCCGAGGCCCCCGTCGCGCCCGCGATCGGTGGCGCGGTGTCGCAGTCGGTCGAGCAGCTGACCCACCTGATCGGCCGCGTGCCGATGAAGGACATCGTGCGCGAATCGACCGACCTGATCGAGAAGCTGTGCATCGAGGCGGCGCTGACCCTGACCTCGGACAACCGCGCCTCGGCCGCTGATGTGCTGGGCCTCAGCCGCCAGAGCCTGTATTCCAAGCTCCGCCGCTATGGCCTGGGCGATCTGGACGACTGA
- the chlG gene encoding chlorophyll synthase ChlG — protein sequence MASTLDTPSISVPSPAAVLELFKPVTWFPPMWAFMCGVVSSGMPFQGRWLFLIAGIALTGPLVCATSQAVNDWFDRHVDAINEPNRPIPSGRIPGRWGLYIAIIWTALSVVVAALTGPWVLGATVLGLALAWAYSAPPLRLKRDGVAGPFAVALSYEGLTWFTGAAVMAGALPHAPVLILAALYSFGAYGIMVLNDFKAVEGDRLLGLKSLPAELGVESAARIACAVMAAPQVIVVTLLLVAWDRPWHGLAVGVLLAVQFALMARLLGDPKKFTPWYNATGTTLYVIGMLVSAFAVRGIIGAGA from the coding sequence ATGGCCAGCACGCTCGACACGCCCTCGATTTCCGTGCCCTCTCCGGCCGCCGTGCTGGAGCTGTTCAAGCCCGTCACCTGGTTCCCGCCGATGTGGGCCTTCATGTGCGGTGTCGTCTCCTCGGGCATGCCGTTCCAGGGGCGCTGGCTGTTTCTGATCGCCGGCATCGCCCTGACCGGACCCCTGGTCTGCGCCACCAGCCAGGCCGTCAACGACTGGTTCGATCGCCACGTCGATGCGATCAATGAGCCGAACCGCCCGATCCCGTCGGGCCGCATTCCCGGTCGTTGGGGCCTGTACATCGCGATCATCTGGACGGCCCTGTCGGTGGTCGTCGCGGCCCTGACCGGCCCCTGGGTGCTGGGCGCGACCGTTCTGGGCCTGGCCCTGGCCTGGGCCTACAGCGCCCCGCCCCTGCGGCTGAAGCGGGACGGCGTGGCCGGGCCGTTCGCCGTGGCCCTGTCCTATGAAGGTCTGACCTGGTTCACGGGCGCGGCCGTGATGGCCGGGGCCCTGCCGCATGCGCCCGTCCTGATCCTGGCCGCCCTCTACAGCTTCGGGGCCTATGGCATCATGGTCCTGAACGATTTCAAGGCCGTCGAGGGCGACCGGCTGCTGGGCCTGAAATCCCTGCCCGCCGAGCTGGGCGTCGAGTCGGCCGCCCGCATCGCCTGCGCCGTCATGGCCGCGCCCCAGGTCATCGTCGTGACCCTGCTGCTCGTCGCCTGGGACCGCCCCTGGCATGGCCTGGCCGTCGGAGTCCTGCTGGCGGTCCAGTTCGCCCTGATGGCGCGCCTGCTGGGCGACCCGAAGAAATTCACCCCCTGGTACAACGCCACGGGCACCACCCTCTACGTCATCGGCATGCTGGTCTCGGCCTTTGCCGTGCGCGGCATCATCGGAGCGGGCGCATGA